One Salvia splendens isolate huo1 chromosome 22, SspV2, whole genome shotgun sequence DNA segment encodes these proteins:
- the LOC121788053 gene encoding 2-oxoglutarate-Fe(II) type oxidoreductase hxnY-like, whose product MAETIKEEETQIPEFSNVSILNCIDLSSPDVQSTVSLLKQVCLDSGFFYVINHGIDKEFMDEVFYQSKRFFTLPKEDKMKLLRNEKNRGYAPLFDQSLDPANQMHGDYKEGYYIGVEVSEDHPDSQKPFYGPNRWPSEDMLPRWRETMEEYYQGALDVAKSISRLLALALGLNVNFFCQAGILGKSIATLKLLHYEDQISEPAKGIYGAGAHSDFGLITLLATDDNYGLQICKDKDAKPQIWEYVPPLKGAFIVNIGDMLERWSNCFFRSTLHRVLGNGRERYSIAFFVEPNHDFVVECVPTCQSEKNPPKFTPIKYGDYLLQRYRDTHADLNTYK is encoded by the exons ATGGCAGAAACGATCAAAGAAGAGGAAACACAGATTCCAGAATTTTCGAATGTATCAATTCTGAATTGCATTGATCTCTCCAGTCCAGATGTTCAATCAACTGTCTCCCTCCTTAAACAG GTATGCTTAGATTCCGGGTTCTTCTATGTGATCAATCATGGAATTGATAAGGAATTCATGGATGAGGTCTTCTATCAAAGCAAAAGATTTTTTACTTTGCCCAAGGAGGACAAAATGAAGCTTCTAAGGAACGAGAAGAATCGAGGCTATGCTCCATTGTTTGATCAATCCCTGGACCCCGCCAATCAAATGCATG GGGACTATAAGGAAGGATATTACATAGGTGTTGAAGTATCCGAAGATCATCCTGATTCACAGAAGCCATTTTATGGGCCAAACAGATGGCCATCTGAGG ATATGCTGCCCAGATGGAGGGAAACTATGGAGGAATATTATCAAGGGGCATT AGATGTAGCAAAATCTATTTCACGGCTGTTAGCCCTCGCGTTAGGGCTAAATGTCAACTTTTTTTGTCAAGCTGGAATTCTTGGAAAATCTATTGCAACTCTGAAGCTGCTACATTATGAAG ATCAAATTTCCGAACCCGCGAAAGGAATATATGGAGCTGGTGCAcattctgattttggtttgatTACCCTTTTGGCTACTGATGATAATTATGGTCTTCAG ATATGTAAAGACAAAGATGCTAAGCCTCAGATCTGGGAGTATGTACCACCATTAAAAGG GGCATTTATAGTTAATATAGGTGATATGCTGGAGCGCTGGAGCAACTGCTTTTTCAG ATCCACACTGCACCGGGTATTAGGAAATGGCCGAGAAAGATATTCT ATAGCATTTTTTGTTGAGCCTAACCATGACTTCGTTGTCGAATGCGTGCCAACATGTCAATCCGAGAAGAATCCTCCAAA GTTCACCCCAATCAAATATGGAGATTACCTTCTTCAGAGGTATAGAGATACTCATGCCGACCTCAATACCTACAAATGA